The following coding sequences lie in one Brettanomyces bruxellensis chromosome 6, complete sequence genomic window:
- the SUP2 gene encoding Eukaryotic peptide chain release factor GTP-binding subunit (BUSCO:EOG09261PUF): MSNQGQQDDKQGQNDQQQQYNTNNLAYGMQNMSLGGNAPAFNPAAPNFVPNMNAQTFNPGQYGQYGQQQYGQYGQNQYGQYGQYSNNNGGKQGYNGYNNQQYNNQYGNQYGQRYGNQYGQQYGNQYGQQYGDQNNGNESHLMSLDDYKKQKQQQTGTAKPKKKKTLKLNLSSSTIKIGNSKKVEKKTVKPEAPKVEKPKEAKPEKGSPKAVNISKSTSSAPKSSAENSTSITDNSNVQKSISSKPTDDSSLKEAADIARDQEDHVDPEVVKDMFGGKPHVSIIFMGHVDAGKSTMGGNLLSLTGAVDKRIVEKYEKEAKDAGRQGWYLSWIMDTDKEERSDGKTIETGKAYFETDTRRYTILDAPGHRLYVSEMIGSASQADVGILVISARKGEYEAGFERGGQSREHAMLAKTQGVNRLVVVINKMDDPTVNWSEKRYKECTKKLSVFLKNIGYSGKNVFFMPVSGYTGDGLKARIPEKICPWYRGPSLLEYLDAMPLTARKINDPFMLPIASKLKDMGTIVEGKIESGHVRKNQEILLMPNKIDVEVLTIFNETEEEADAAFCGEQVRMKLKGVNEDDINAGYVLTSKEHPVHTVTKFVAQVALVELKSILSAGFSCVMHVHTAVEEVTFTKLLHKLEKGTNRKSKRAPAFAKKGMKIIAVLETENPICVETYKNYPELGRFTLRDQGETIAIGKIVKLL; this comes from the coding sequence ATGTCGAACCAAGGTCAACAAGACGACAAGCAAGGTCAAAATGACCAACAGCAGCAATATAATACCAACAACTTGGCTTATGGCATGCAGAACATGAGTTTGGGTGGAAACGCTCCTGCATTTAATCCAGCTGCACCAAATTTTGTTCCAAACATGAATGCTCAGACATTTAACCCTGGTCAATACGGTCAGTATGGTCAACAACAATATGGCCAATATGGCCAGAACCAATACGGTCAATACGGCCAATATAGCAATAATAATGGTGGTAAGCAAGGCTACAACGGATACAACAACCAGCAGTATAACAATCAGTATGGTAACCAATATGGTCAGAGGTATGGTAATCAATACGGCCAACAGTATGGTAACCAATATGGACAACAGTATGGTGACCAGAATAATGGTAACGAATCTCACCTGATGTCCCTAGATGACTAcaagaagcagaaacagCAGCAAACTGGTACTGCCaagccaaagaagaagaagacctTGAAGCTTAACTTGAGTTCCAGCACTATTAAGATTGGAAACAGCAAAAaggttgaaaagaaaactgtCAAACCGGAAGCGCCAAAGGTTGAGAAGCCAAAGGAGGCAAAGCCTGAAAAAGGATCACCAAAGGCAgtcaatatttcaaagtCTACTTCATCAGCTCCGAAGAGTAGTGCCGAAAACAGTACAAGCATTACAGATAACTCGAACGttcaaaaaagtatttcaAGTAAACCAACAGACGACAGTTCTCTAAAAGAGGCTGCCGACATTGCGCGCGACCAAGAAGACCATGTCGATCCAGAGGTTGTCAAGGATATGTTCGGTGGAAAACCACACGtttctattatttttatggGACATGTTGATGCAGGAAAGTCTACTATGGGTGgtaatcttctttctttgacaGGTGCTGTGGATAAGAGAATTGTGGAAAAGTACGAGAAAGAGGCCAAAGATGCCGGACGTCAAGGTTGGTATCTTTCCTGGATTATGGATACCGATAAGGAGGAGAGATCTGATGGTAAGACAATCGAGACCGGTAAGGCTTACTTCGAGACAGACACCAGAAGATACACCATTTTGGATGCACCTGGCCACAGGCTTTATGTTTCTGAGATGATTGGAAGTGCCTCTCAGGCAGATGTCGGTATTTTAGTGATTTCTGCCAGAAAGGGTGAGTACGAGGCAGGATTCGAGAGGGGTGGTCAATCCAGAGAGCATGCTATGCTTGCGAAGACTCAGGGTGTGAACAGGTTAGTTGTGGTGATCAATAAGATGGATGATCCTACTGTTAATTGGTCCGAGAAGAGATACAAGGAATGTACCAAGAAGTTGTCTgtattcttgaaaaatattggCTATTCCGGAAAGAATGTCTTCTTCATGCCTGTTTCCGGATATACAGGTGATGGTTTGAAAGCGAGAATTCCAGAAAAAATTTGTCCATGGTATAGGGGTCCATCTCTGTTGGAGTACTTGGATGCAATGCCACTTACTGCCAGAAAGATTAATGACCCATTCATGCTTCCAATCGCTTCTAAACTGAAGGATATGGGTACAATTGTCGAAGGTAAAATCGAGTCAGGTCACGTTAGGAAAAACCAGGAAATTCTTCTGATGCCAAACAAAATTGATGTTGAGGTTCTCACAATTTTCAACGAGACCGAGGAGGAAGCTGATGCTGCCTTTTGTGGTGAGCAGGTCAGAATGAAACTCAAGGGTGTCAATGAGGATGATATCAATGCTGGTTATGTGTTGACATCCAAGGAGCATCCTGTCCACACTGTTACTAAATTTGTTGCACAAGTTGCCTTGGTCGAGTTGAAGAGTATTCTTTCAGCTGGTTTCTCATGTGTTATGCATGTTCATACTGCTGTGGAGGAGGTCACGTTCACAAAACTTTTGCATAAACTTGAAAAGGGTACGAATAGAAAGTCTAAGAGAGCTCCAGCATTTGCCAAGAAGGGAATGAAGATCATTGCCGTCTTGGAGACAGAAAATCCAATTTGTGTCGAGACTTATAAGAACTATCCAGAGTTGGGACGTTTTACTTTAAGAGATCAAGGTGAGACCATTGCCATTGGTAAAATTGTTAAGCTTTTGTAA
- a CDS encoding uncharacterized protein (BUSCO:EOG092641UM): MTNQTDLIEKAKKLCAYAAVDSNLDINKDKVIGIGSGSTVVYVAERVGQLAKNSGVVCVPTGFQSKQLIIENGLRLGTLEEYPEIDVAFDGADEIDSSLNCIKGGGGCLLQEKLVADSAKRFILVADDRKNTGILGRHWTQGVPIEVIPTAYTKILRQLKQIGGKPTVRLGGKAKAGPVITDNGNFIIDCDFREVPAEKLEALNDKLIRMVGIVETGYFVGIAKKAYIGKSDGTVSTLDV, translated from the coding sequence ATGACTAATCAAACAGATCTTATCgaaaaggcaaaaaaattatgtgCATATGCAGCAGTCGATTCGAACCTAGATATTAACAAGGACAAAGTTATAGGTATCGGATCTGGTTCCACAGTCGTGTATGTTGCTGAGCGAGTTGGACAACTTGCTAAGAACTCAGGAGTGGTGTGTGTCCCTACTGGTTTCCAGTCAAAACAACTCATTATAGAGAATGGTCTCCGTTTGGGAACTTTAGAGGAATATCCAGAGATTGATGTCGCATTCGATGGGGCGGACGAGATCGACTCAAGTTTAAATTGTATTAAAGGTGGAGGAGGGTGTCTTTTGCAAGAAAAACTTGTCGCTGATAGTGCAAAAAGATTCATTCTTGTAGCGGACGACCGGAAAAATACAGGTATATTAGGTCGTCATTGGACTCAGGGTGTGCCGATTGAAGTTATCCCAACTGCATATACAAAAATTCTTCGACAGCTAAAACAGATTGGTGGAAAACCAACGGTGCGACTTGGTGGAAAGGCTAAGGCCGGTCCTGTTATCACTGATAACGGTAACTTTATCATTGATTGTGATTTCAGGGAGGTTCCGGCTGAAAAACTTGAGGCTTTGAATGATAAGCTTATCAGAATGGTTGGAATTGTTGAAACGGGTTATTTCGTTGGAATAGCGAAGAAAGCATACATTGGAAAAAGCGATGGCACTGTTTCAACACTGGATGTATAA
- the RPS7A gene encoding ribosomal protein S7A, whose product MSTAASSKILKTEPTELELQVSQALTDMENNSPDIKAELSVLKVKSVKEFEVSGNKKAIIVFVPVPLLSAFHKVQIRLTRELEKKFPDRHVIFLAERRILPKPARNTRQAQKRPRSRTLTAVHEKILEDLVFPTEITGKRVKYLVGGGKVAKIFLDSKDSSNVDYKLDTFQSIYQKLTGKQVVFEIPQKAI is encoded by the coding sequence ATGTCTACCGCAGCATCATCGAAAATCTTGAAGACAGAACCAACTGAGTTGGAGCTCCAGGTCTCCCAAGCTCTTACTGACATGGAAAACAACTCTCCAGATATCAAGGCTGAGTTGTCCGTCCTTAAAGTCAAGTCCGTTAAGGAGTTTGAGGTTTCTGGAAACAAGAAGGCCATCATTGTTTTTGTTCCAGTTCCATTACTCTCTGCTTTCCACAAGGTTCAAATCAGATTGACCAGAGAGCTTGAGAAGAAGTTCCCAGACAGACATGTTATCTTCTTGGCTGAGAGAAGAATTCTTCCAAAGCCAGCCAGAAACACCAGACAGGCTCAGAAGAGACCAAGATCCAGAACTTTGACTGCTGTCCACGAGAAGATTCTTGAGGATTTGGTCTTCCCAACCGAGATCACCGGAAAGAGAGTTAAGTATCTCGTTGGCGGTGGTAAGGTTGCCAAGATCTTCTTGGACTCCAAGGACTCCTCCAATGTTGACTACAAGCTGGACACTTTCCAGTCTATCTACCAGAAGTTGACTGGAAAGCAGGTTGTCTTTGAGATTCCTCAGAAGGCTATATAA